The Rissa tridactyla isolate bRisTri1 chromosome 1, bRisTri1.patW.cur.20221130, whole genome shotgun sequence DNA segment tgagcagcctgacgtccctggccctgctttgggcagggggcttggacaaAATGTCCTTTATAGTTTTCTTCCAGCCTAATTTATTCTGCAATTTTGTCACTTCAAAGATGTCTGTGGAGAGCGGTGCGGCTAGCCCCGGGTCTGCCCATTACCTGCACTTGTAGTTCTGCCTGTCCTGGTCTGTCAGAAGGAAATAGTGGCCATTCCAGGCCTGCTCATCCCTCTCCAACGTCACGTGGATAATGGCTGTGTTGTATTGAACCTGCAGCTTCAGCAGAGAAGCAAAGTCCTCCAAGTAATGCACCATCGCGTCGGCGTTGGGGAAAAAGTCACGGGAGTAGTGTCGGAAAAGCAGCCGGCGGTCGTGGCTGAGGAGCGAGTTCCAGTCGTGGCGGAGGTTGAACTCGCTGTTGGATTTGCCCGTGTACTGCTTGTTGATGCTGATGAGCTTGCGGTGGCGAGGGTAGAGGGCAAAGAAGCTGCCAGGAGCGTGGCTCCGCTCGAAGACGATGTAATCCCGGCCAGCTTGCTGGAGGAAATAGGCCACCTGCAAGCCTGAGGGGCCGGCCCCGATGACGCAGTAGTCATGGTAGAGAAAAGCAGCACCGCTTGCCGCACACAGGCTGCCAGCGTACAAGGCCAGACTCAGGAGTGTCCCACAGACCGCTGGGGCCATGGTggggccaggagctgcccctgCAGGGGAGAGGACCAGGGAGGCGTCACCCAGGGGGCCCCCTGAAAGACACACtcagcctggcctggcctggccagCCCAGACCCGGCCGCCATGATGGCACCGCCACCCCTCGGGGCCCGAAGCCGAGGCGGGGGTGTTGGGGTGGggccccgctccctgccagcCAATAGTGACGAGAGTCCCAGGTCCTCCAGCCAATGGGGACATAGGGCCCCCAGCCAATAGCAGGCAGGGTGTGACCAGCGGGCGAGAAGGCAGGGCAGCACCTGCGGGCTAATGGCCGCGTGCCCCGCGCAACGCCTCCGCGCCCCGACAGCCAATGGGAAAGGGAGGCGCAAGACCATCAGCCAATGGGAGACGGGGTGCCCCGCGCTGCCCTCGCTCCCCCGCCAATAGGGACCGGTCCTGGCCCTgatgccttcccccccccccgcccctcccccgcccAATGGCGCCCGAGGCGTGGCCGCCACTCGCgaggcgccgcactaggcacgcGGCGCACCTGGCGCGTGgggccgccgccgtcccgccgcACCCGTCCCGCCAACCGCCGCACCTGCACCATGGAGCtcgcgccgcgccgcgcctcCCGCGCcgctgggggagggggcggggccacccgccgggggagggggggggaaggggtgggtgAGGGGGAGGCGCGCGCACCGCGCCCAGCCGCTGCTACCCTGCGTCACGTgacgccgccgccgctgctgcttcCCGCCGCCAGCGCCAGCACGCGCGCACTACGTGGCCGGCGGGAGGCGGAGCCCTTAAAGGGGCAGGGCCTGAATTATCTCACACCGGCTCCAGcaccctctcccccctccccaacaggCACACAGCACGCAGCGTCACTGAACAAGTCACTTTATTCCGCTTTCTCCCCCCACCAATGCGACGTATCCGTAGCAAGGCCCGTCCCAGAGGCACCACCAccgcccccgtcccccccgcgccGGTCAGAGGGGTAGGTGCTGCTCCACGGGGCTCAGCTCTCCTCctctggaagagaagagaaatgggaATGATGTGAATGTTTccgggaaaagaaaaacaccccccccccccccccccccccaaaaaaaaaccccaaaacccactgTGTCATAGGTAAcgctgcagagaggaggaaacaCAAGGCCCAGAGGTCAGGGCTGTTGGCCCCCACCGTCCCCCCAACCCGCCCAGGCAGCTGGAATTACATAATTCACATTCCTGAGCAAATTACACAGCGACCTAAAACTTCCATAATAAAAACCAGAGCGGCGAGGCCAAGGTTACAGCCcaagaaaacaccaaacaaaaagctGGAAGATATTTTTCGTGTCACAGAATCGCGCGTCCCAGGTGAAGCGCTCCCCGTCCCAGGCAGAGCAGGCGCAGGTCACACGCCAGGACTcggagcagcagctgccactgGGGCAGCACTGGTTCCCCAGAGCGACCCCCCAGCCATCGCTCAACAGCAGCGTGGGCTTTACGAAACCCTCCACGGAGTCACCTCAGCCAGGCCAGGTCACCACGGACTTTAAATGTGTCATCTTACAGTTGTTCCCATTTCTAAACCTGCAGTACAAAACCATCCCAGCACCAACAGAAACCACTACCCACCATCCCAAGATCCTGCTGCTGTTGAACAAAGGGCTCCTTGGACAAGCCCCGCTTTCCAACTGTGTGCTTTGGACCCGGGCCCTCTCCTCCAACCCTGCTGAAATCAGTCCTTGCTCAGGAGGACAGAGGCACAACATCTGCATTCCCAACTCTCCGCTATTTTTGCTTCCAACTAAGTCACTCTCAGTGTCAACTGAGACACTTCCCAGCACCATTCTCACCTTTTCCGACGCCAAGTCCCATCCTCGGGACCACACATTCTCCAGCCTCGCTCCTCTCTCGTCACTGCACTAGTCACATCTCACACTTTAGATCTGGTCTGTACCATAGGTCACCACTTCTCATCCCAACCAGCAGATCACTTCAAAGCATAGATCACTAAGTATGCTAcaaaccttcctcttcctcttcttcctcctcatcctcctcatcttcATCAGAGCTGAAGGTGCCGTCGGGCAAGCTGTAGATCCGGATCACCTGCTTGTTGGGGTCCTTGAGGATGAGGTACTTCCCCTCATCCAGCTTCATGCAGATGTCGATGACGCACCGCAGGATGCCCCAGGCGTTCTCTATGCTCAGGTTGATCTGGCTGGCAAACTCATTCGGCTTGAACTGCTGCGTGCCCAGGATCACGTGGCGGGCAGAGTCCTTCACGTGGTAACGGGATACGTACCTAGGGGGGCCAAGAAGAAACCAGGGGGGCATCAGGAGATAAAGCCCAACCAGCAGAAGAACAACACCAAGAAAAGCACTGTcatcagtttggttttgtttcctggGCTGAAAAATCCCAATACTCCTCCACTGATAGCTAAGAGGATCTCCTGGCTATGAGGTGTCAATCAGTAACATATCACTACCCCAGATCAGATGGAATCGTAATAAAAGAGAGTGAAGAATTAGTCCTGCAGGAAAAAATTAAGCAACAGCATGATTAGTAAGGAGTTTGGACTTAACAGATGCATGTCTCATAACTGAGGACAGAATCTAGGATTGCAGAACCAGCAGAACCCAGTTAGCAAACATCTCTTGTTCATTATCTACAGCACAGGCTCAGCCGATTTTAAGCCAACAGTTCAAAAAGCACTGTAGCAATACCTCTCCTCAACGCCATTTCCCAGTAACAGGGCACTGAGGATCTCAATCAAAATCCTGACAGGCAGCACAGCCACTGCATTTATTTCCCTTGTTGGCAATCTCAGCAAACAGGCCAAAAGCCACGGAGGCCACCTGCCCATCACATGCGCGAGGTCTCACAAGGTCAGTCACAGCAGGGGACCAATCAGCCGGATGCTGAGGGGAAGCAGCTTAGACTGAGGCTGGTGCACTCACCGCAAGCTTTCCCCTCTTCGCCACTCAATATATGGGGTGATTTTTTGATTATTCATTGTACGAATTGTTCCCTTTGACATACCTGGGTAAAATCACGGAAAACGCACCTCAAAGATGTTTGGCATGAAAAGCTCATCTTACCCGAGTTTAAGATACTCTGATCCAGCCAGCAGCGCGCAACATGTCCAGCGGGCTAATTTGTAGCTGTTGTTTTTCAGCTCTGTGGCAATCACAGCTCCTCTCTGAGAGTCGAGCTTCTGGCGCCAGTCAACTCCGTTGCAATACTGAGAGGAGAATCAAAACTAGGGTCAACCTAACACACCAGCACCAGTCATCTCTTCAGTCATCTCGACATCGTGTAGGGAAGTTTCTTCCATCTACCTTACGATACCATAGGAAGGAATGCTAACAGCAACTGACAGGGAAAGCACTTGcactgggaaggaagaaaagcaaatagcAGAGACTGGCCAGTATTTGTGGCACTGGTTAGGAAGGGAAGTTTGCAAGGCAAGTGTTCATAAAGGAAGCATGAGAACAGATTGGCTACTGTGCCAAACACCCGGGGACAAAAGGGTTCAAACCAGCTACCTCGCATCTGGGGGAGGATCGCATCAGCACTGCTTGTCCACCAAAGTTATGGGCCTTTGGTGGAACGTAACCACCCAGGGGACACCGCCAGATGTTTGTCCCATCTTGCCTGCTGTACCTGGCGTGTCAGGCAGCAGTGAAGCAGTTAGAGCTAGCTTTGGGATCTCGTTCTTCCTCACCCTGGAATCCCACTCGTTCAGTGTTTTGATGTTGATGAAAGACACTTCTCCATTTGCTCCTGTCATCACTCCATCATGTTCACAGCGGACAATGAGATCTATATCATCTCCCAGCTTCCACCTTCGGTATCTGCCAACAAACAATCCAACTGGTTATTTCTGACCCTTGTTTCTCTTCCAGATTCACACAGGCACTCAACAAAACCCTTTCCTCCTCTATCCGTTCACTGTGAGGACATCCAGGAATCCCTCTCATTGTAAAAGCTTCTATCAGTAACACTCCTCACTCATTCTGCCTCCGTATCGCACTGACATCCTACCCCCTTGCCAAACCTGGGTATCAGAGATCAACATACCTGTATGCAACAGAGGCTACTTCATTTTTATCCATGTCATCCTCCACAAAGGGGTTTGGGTTGGGAAACttgtatttctcctttccctgcagaagaaaacagaagggcatgttaggaaaaaaaagacacctgagGGAGCTCTCCCCTACTGGGAGAGTATAAATTCTCTTATAGTAAGAGTAGTCAAAAACGCTGAAATATTAAGACAGCTGATTGAGAAGCCTCATCTTCACATTAGTCACTTCATTGTAAGCAGTACTTCTACTGGCACTTCAGCTTCACTAAGTGTACTCAGAAGCCCGCCTGCTTCACCGGTGGGAGCGGGATTTCTTCTTTGTGGAATAAAGGTGAAAATCTTTCTACAACAAAGTCACACTGCTCACCAGAAGTAATTGCACctcttttaaaactgaaagagcatCAGCGTGACGTACCTCTGTCAACTAAAATGCTTGTGCTGTATTAAAGCAGCCTTAACGAAGTCTCTTCCTGAGACTCTCTGAAACACAGACCTTACTACCACGCACTGCTCAACCTTACCATCCTCAGACACTGCTGGGAGAAGTTATGATTGATGTAGGTAGCTTCCATGGCAAGGTTGCGTGGAGAATTAAAAGAGTTGCCCTCTTCCTGTGGTGGTTCGTTGGCTGTTTCACTCACTGTCAGGAGGTCTAGGAAGAAAACCAGACAGAAGTGGTTATACTCAGGGGAGTAACTACATCAGATTCAATGAGTCTCTCACCCCACATTGAAGCAGATCAATATTGAAGTTACCCCCACAGCTAGCACAGTAATTAGCTTGTCCCAGGTGTCTCAGACTGGACAAGAAGACAGAATAAACTCAAAAAAAGCCATAAAGAAAACTAGACTTTCTAGCTACCACAACAGCAATTTCTTTCAGTCCTTTTACTCACCAAAATCGGAATTGTCTCTCTTGTCAAAGAAAAGTTTGGATCCAACTCTCTGGACAATGATGTCCCAGGAATAGACAGAGCGAGTGCAGCTCATCAGCGTGGCCAGGATGGCATCTGTGGCAAACACATTCCCTTGGGTCTTTGCCAGCTACGGatacaagaggaggagaaaactgTTTCAGCAGCAACGAGAATCAACACCCCTTCGGTTCCCCAGCCAAGAGCAGAAGCTTTAGCAAACCCAATCACGAATTTCGTTCTCCCATGCCAAGGAAGGTAGACAGGTAGGTACATCACTGACTGCTAGACCTACCCAGCAATCCAGGCCCACCCTCACCCAAACAAGGAAGAAGTAAGAAAACTATTACAAAATGTGAATTCTGTTGGGAAAAGGCATGGCTCCTTATTGCTGATGGGATCAGAGAGAGAAATCACCAAGCCCTCCTCATCTCCAAACGCAGAAACCTCAAGAACCAGGTCTCTGACATGAAAGTTTCTTTCCCAACACAGCTCAAGTACTGGCCAGCTTGCCTTTGCAGAATTACAGCTTTTCCTTGGCCAGGATTCCTAGTTTTGCAGGAATCTAGCTCTGCCTTGAACCGAAGAAAAATAACGACACCAGCTaatacttcttttcctttgcaagcTTAGGGACCTGAATTTTTCTGTCCTTAACTTTGATCTGATGGTGGCAGCACATCTCTAACAACAGCATGCACCGAGAAACACACTACTGGGTTTTACAAACCAGCAAACATACCTTTCGGATAACTGGGTCATCAGTAGTAGTGACGGTATGGAAGATGCGCTTAATGCTCCTCAGCAGCTTCTCATTCCTTGTTGTAATGCGGTCGAAGGCTTTGTCATAGTATTCTAGGGCTCCACAGCACTCTCTGCAGAGGTAAGAGAACCATCTTGGTACTCCCACTACAGATACCATCACCCATGGACGGCACAGGACTAAGGGGGCAGTTGGGTGTTCTCCATTACCTCCCCCTGCTTTGGGTACCTCAATGAGAACACTGAGACCAGCCCAAGAGACCCTTACCCTCCCGCTTTCCAAAAATCCAGTCAGTTCAGGAAGCAAGTGTACAGGTGCTTTAGGAACTCACATGTCCTGCGGCTCCGACACCTCCAGGTAGCGCATCTTCATCAGCCGAGGGAAATCCATCTCTTCTTTCACCTCCCAGTCACTGCGAACTTCAACAGAGGAGTCACGAGGCTTCTGCTGCGCAGCCAGAGGTGGGATGgccagagagagaaacaaagacaCAGCACATCAGGACTTGCGCAAGAGGAGCTGCCCTGTGAGCGCAGCCAGAGAAACCAAACCATGGCAGGGGGCAGAAAGCTTGTTAGTTTACCTGTGATTTTTGGTCCCATTTCTGCCTCACTCCAAACTGCTTCTGAAACTTCTTTTGTAGGCGCAAACGATCTCTAAAATGACAAACAGGAGAAAACCCATGAAGAGAAGTTCTCGACTCCTACATGCCACAACCATTCCAACGCTTCCAAATTACAACCAGAGGAGCAAGGCTTTTAGGCACCAAGCCACTGAAACATTTGCTGAGCTGTCTGTTGATCAAGATGCCTGAGGCATTCAAAGCTCCATTCTTTACTCTGAGCagctctttaaatattttaatttctaaagaCTGCAATGAGGTTTTCAGAAGGGGTATCTCTGCTTTAATACATCATGCTTACTTTCTAAACGTGAGTCAAAAATGCTTCTAAATTCTTAGATAGCTGTTTGAAACCCATGCTTATGACTACCTATGTTCTGCTGATGTCACCAAACCTGAAATAACCTGAAATTCTTCTTTGCTGACTGTTCACTCTAGTGGGTTCTGTTACAGTAACTTAACAAATTTATCAACAGTATGTTCACACACTGCAGCCCAAGTACAGTAGGCTCCTATCTGTAGCCTCACCTCTCCTTCTGCTTGGCACTCTTTGGCAGCGTCTGCATGCTGAACTGCAGCATGTTCCGACGGTCCTTGTCTCTCCGAAGGTTCCTctgcagaaatgaaggaaagaaaaaaaaaaaaaaaaaaagaacgctTTAGTTGCAAAATAATTCTGTGCTGCTGAAGCTTTACTCTGAGCCTGTTTCTGAAGACACATTACCTGTGCAAATCGCATACGATTCCTCTGGTACGCCGTTTTCTGTGTTCGCGCTGTATCCACCAGCTGGAAGCTAGTCTCATCCTCCTCATGGAAATACGCATATTGACTTCCACCACCAAACTGCGATGAGTACTTgtctggaaataaaacaaagcaccTTGACACCAAGcttctaccaaaaaaaccctaacatttTGCCCCTTTCTCCCCCACGATTCCCTCTAACTGCCTTCACATAAGTCTGATGCAGAAAGTGGGACTCCGGCCTTCTTACACCAGCTTTTTGTTTCCCCCTCCAAGCCACCTTGAGAAGGCCCAGTCATGAGGCAGTACAAAAGTCAGGAGTAAGCCCTAAGGAcagggagagccccatggagctCTCCCAGGGGTGAGGCACGCTTCCTAATTTAAGGAGCTCTCTCTTGCTGAGGTGCGCAGGTAACCACCAGAATGGGTGTGAAACATGAAAGCAGGAATGATGATTGAAGAAAACTCTGTACGAAGTAAGCcacaggaacagccaccagacAACACGTACTTGTATATCTTTTATCCTGATACGTGGCTCCCGTCCAGTCAGCCACCTAAAGACAAGCATAAACAGTCAAAATAAGCGAGTATCAACCTGATGGTTCGCCCCACCTCTGACTTTATATGCAGGACCccaagcagcagaagcaaacacTGCTGTATGCTCCAGAACTAATCCTTTCAACCCCCACCTGCGCTTGCCAGCCCTTAGAATTGTTCACAACTGTGTTAAGTGTTAGGAGTGGGTGTCAGAAGACCAGCCACGGTAGTAAGAAGCGAAAACGGGCTGCAGCATGCAGAGGTGGGATGCCAGAAGGAACACAGGGCTCGTTCAGCAGCGGCCCAATGCACCATGGCACAACTGAGGTACCTTTCCCAGGCGGTCTCCTTTACTGAAGGGCTGGTAGGGCATGTCCCTGAACTGCTCGGGCACGGCACAGGGGCCCCAGCCGGAAGGGTTGTCCTGGATCACGGGTGTCACAAACTTCGCCATTTTTTAAACTTctagaagggagaaaaataaaataaaacactcaAACCCTCAGCTGCCGCACGGTGAGCCCCGCCGGGGGCTGGGGCACCGGGGCCCGCGGCCCTGACCCCGGCATAGGCCAAGGCGCGGCGACAACGTGAAGGGAGGGCGGGGAGGCCGCCTCCGCCAGCCGGGTCCGCACGGAGGGGAGCGTCTGGGGTGAGGTGAGGGGGcgcaggggagagggagggtcCCGGTGGCCGCCGGGAGGGGCGGGGACCCGGCCCCCACCGGAaccggcggcagcgccggggcggggccgggagtCCCGGCGCCGGCGGGACAGggggccggccccggggcagACCCGACACCCCCCTCACCTGGGCGGCCCCGTCACGGCCCCGATGGcggcggatgcggcggcggcggcggcggcgggcgagggaAGAGACCACGCGCAGGCCCGGCCCGCCCTTTCCGCGTCAGCGCCGCGCGACGGCCAGTGTcgtaaaatttttaaaaaaaaaaaaaaaaaaagcaaagttgcgGAGCGCGGCTGCCGTAAAGCGCCCCGCCTTCCCGGGTACGCGGTACGTCCTGGCCATAGAGAGGCAGGAGGGCCGAGCTAGAAAGGTCGCGGTGGACGCGAGCGCCCCCTGTGGCACGGTCCGCCAGTGTCCCGCCGGGAGGCGGGGAGCGGACGGGGTGGGACGGGGCAGGACGTTATGTCCGTGGCTCGTCCTCTGGCCGCGGCATCCCGGAGGCAGCCGGGGTTTCCTTTCGTGGCCGAGGGCGTTGGATCCGCCTGTGTCCGCTGCTGCggggccgcggcccggcggggTGGGCGGCGGGGGCCCGCCACGGTGCGGCCTCCCGTGTGGCCTGTGTCCGGGCTGAGTGGGCCGCTCCCCCGCCTTGCTTGTGCCTTCCGTCGTGACGGTGTCATTTGCCGAAAGCTTGCCTCCCACTTAATTACCGCTTAATAACAAGAGCGTGTAGGAGTGGGAAGAGAGTGACATTAATGATAGTAAATTTGCCATGTTGATTAAAAAGCTTGGGTTCGgcttttaaatagaaaagccGGGGGTGACACATGACAAAACCGTTCGGTTTGCAGCCGGCTGtcacaaagaggaagaaaacgtTGTTTCCTGCGGCTGCGGAAAGCACGGCAGCTCACACAAACAGCGGCGAGGTGTCAGAAACATCTCCAGTGGTAATGAGGATTAAACTCCCTGGAAACGTGGAACTTCTCATAGCAGAAGTACTTAAGCCTGTGGTAGGCAAATGCCTGTTGGGAATGGGCTTGTTGTAATTGACTTGCCTGATAGCAGCGGGATGGGAGAGGTTGTCTCACAAAattcctcctgtttttcctctacTCTGATGAAAATAACTTGGGCTTCAGAACCACGCAATGGACTACCCAATCTCAAGAatacatttttactttcttttttctttggtagAACTTGAATTCAAATTACCTGGCCTAAAATCGCGTACTGGAAGACTACTGATCCTCAGCTTAGTCGAATGAAGACTTAATTTAGACTTAGCTAGTAGTCAAATGAAGACTACTAGTGTGCAGACGCCCGTGTGTTTGTGCCGGGTTGTTTTACAGACATGAGGTGGAGTTACTGTAAAGTTTCATAGGtaaatttctgttttcacagaTAAAAATGGAGATAGAAGTTAAGAGATTTAT contains these protein-coding regions:
- the EIF3D gene encoding eukaryotic translation initiation factor 3 subunit D isoform X1 codes for the protein MAKFVTPVIQDNPSGWGPCAVPEQFRDMPYQPFSKGDRLGKVADWTGATYQDKRYTNKYSSQFGGGSQYAYFHEEDETSFQLVDTARTQKTAYQRNRMRFAQRNLRRDKDRRNMLQFSMQTLPKSAKQKERDRLRLQKKFQKQFGVRQKWDQKSQQKPRDSSVEVRSDWEVKEEMDFPRLMKMRYLEVSEPQDIECCGALEYYDKAFDRITTRNEKLLRSIKRIFHTVTTTDDPVIRKLAKTQGNVFATDAILATLMSCTRSVYSWDIIVQRVGSKLFFDKRDNSDFDLLTVSETANEPPQEEGNSFNSPRNLAMEATYINHNFSQQCLRMGKEKYKFPNPNPFVEDDMDKNEVASVAYRYRRWKLGDDIDLIVRCEHDGVMTGANGEVSFINIKTLNEWDSRYCNGVDWRQKLDSQRGAVIATELKNNSYKLARWTCCALLAGSEYLKLGYVSRYHVKDSARHVILGTQQFKPNEFASQINLSIENAWGILRCVIDICMKLDEGKYLILKDPNKQVIRIYSLPDGTFSSDEDEEDEEEEEEEEEEES
- the EIF3D gene encoding eukaryotic translation initiation factor 3 subunit D isoform X2; the protein is MAKFVTPVIQDNPSGWGPCAVPEQFRDMPYQPFSKGDRLGKVADWTGATYQDKRYTNKYSSQFGGGSQYAYFHEEDETSFQLVDTARTQKTAYQRNRMRFAQRNLRRDKDRRNMLQFSMQTLPKSAKQKERDRLRLQKKFQKQFGVRQKWDQKSQKPRDSSVEVRSDWEVKEEMDFPRLMKMRYLEVSEPQDIECCGALEYYDKAFDRITTRNEKLLRSIKRIFHTVTTTDDPVIRKLAKTQGNVFATDAILATLMSCTRSVYSWDIIVQRVGSKLFFDKRDNSDFDLLTVSETANEPPQEEGNSFNSPRNLAMEATYINHNFSQQCLRMGKEKYKFPNPNPFVEDDMDKNEVASVAYRYRRWKLGDDIDLIVRCEHDGVMTGANGEVSFINIKTLNEWDSRYCNGVDWRQKLDSQRGAVIATELKNNSYKLARWTCCALLAGSEYLKLGYVSRYHVKDSARHVILGTQQFKPNEFASQINLSIENAWGILRCVIDICMKLDEGKYLILKDPNKQVIRIYSLPDGTFSSDEDEEDEEEEEEEEEEES